The genomic window TTGTTTAGGATCAGCGGTCACCTACCGTTCCTTAGCTCCAAAGTCTTCGGACTCCAATGTATTGTTATCGCTCGCAATGTCTTTAAGATCGCTTTTCCCATCTTCTGAACCACTAAAAAACTGTCTGGCCCTTTTCAGACCGGTAGCAATTGCGATTCCCTCTTCCACTCCTTCAGCCAACAGCGCATTTGCTATTTCAATGGCTTTTTCCCTAAGAGGGGCAGGTTGATTTTTATATGATGGCGGGTAATCTCCATTATACCACGGCATAAATGCTCCTTTTTATATTTAAAACATTGCTTATCTCCATAAAGTTTGAAGACTACAGTTTACCTTCTACATTTAGCACACAGGGAGAAGCAGACGGCCAAACTGCACCACAAGACAATCCTCAACTTGTAGTATCTGAAATTTCAAAAATCTATTGCTAACAAATGAAATAATACAGTGTGCATATTTCAATTGAAAATGCCCCCTTTGTTTCGGGCCAAACTGGCAAGCAAATTGAATAACTATAATCAAGCCATTTACAATGGATAAAAAAGATAGATTGGCGAGAAAACTTGATTACTCGCATTTCAATTGACCAATAATTAAACTAAAATTGATGATGAAATAATCAACAATCGATCGCTTGATTTATCATTAGATAAAAATAGTTTGGATATGTTAAATATCATCGGAAACAATGTTCTATTGTATCACCTCAATATCCAAACTATTTTTGCGTATTAACCTTTCTTTTTCAAAGAAGCAAGGAATGCAAGTAAATCCGCTAATTCCTGCTTTGAAATTGTTTGATGTAACCCTTCAGGCATCATAGATGTCGGTACTTGTTTAATTTGCTTGACATCAGCGGTCTTAATTTTCTGAACAGCGCCTCCCGGGTATCTTACTTCGATATCTGTTTCTGTCCGGCTTGAAATAATCCCCATCAATGTCGACCCATCTTTCATGGCTAACTGTGAGGTCTCATATCCAAAATTAATACCTGCAGAAGGGTTAGCAATCGCATCAAATAGCCCTTCCTTGGGTAACTTCGCACCTATTTCAGATAAATTAGGTCCAAATTCAAAACCATCTTTACCCGCTTTATGGCATACCGAACAGGAGCTA from Flavobacterium sp. W4I14 includes these protein-coding regions:
- a CDS encoding uncharacterized protein YdaT (product_source=COG4876; cog=COG4876) gives rise to the protein MPWYNGDYPPSYKNQPAPLREKAIEIANALLAEGVEEGIAIATGLKRARQFFSGSEDGKSDLKDIASDNNTLESEDFGAKER